Genomic segment of Paenibacillus sp. FSL R5-0623:
GAAGCGATATGGATTCCTGACACCGCATCTTCGATCAACTTACTGCCGGTTACACTGCCGTCGGCCAGTTTGGCACTGATGACAGACCCATTTTGCAGGTGAATCGCACTTACGGCTTCCTCCTCCAGATGGGTTGTGCCGATGCTCCGCTCCTGAATATGGTCAGCATGAATGGCCCCTGCCTGAATATGCTCGGTTTGCACACTTTCGGACGCAATATGAATCCCCGATACGGTTCCTTCAAGCAATTTGCTGCCGTTTATACTGCCATCCGCCAGTTTGGCACTTGTTACAGATCCATTTTGCAAATGGACCGCACTTATAGACTCCTCATCCAGATGAACTGAGCCAATACTGCACTCTTGAATATGATCAGCAAGGATTGCGCCTTCTTGGATATGACGGGTTTGCACACTTTCATTGGCAATGTGAGTAGCCGATACGGTTCCTGCAGCTAATTTGCTGCCATCCACACTACCCGTTGCTAATTTGGAGCGTGTTACAGATTCATCCTGCAAAATAATCGTACTTACCGCTTCTTCTTCCAGATGAGATGTTCCGATGCTGCGTTCATGGATATGATGAGGAAGAATCTCACCATCTTGAATATGACGGGAATGCACAGCTCCTTGCTGCAGGTGAACAGCACTTGTCGACTCTGCCTGAAGATGCAAACCACTGATCAAACCTGGCTGAAGGTGAGCTGCTGTAATGGATAAAGGTGCCAGATGGTCTGTTTCGACAGATCCGGGTGCCAAGTGATGCGATGTAACCACCTGTTCAGCAATATGCTCCTCATGAATAATGTCTGGCTTCAGATGCTGTGAGCTCACTACTTGAGTCCCCAAATGATCAGATTTCACGCTGCCTTCAGCCAGATGAACGGATTGTACAACGGATGGCTGCAAGTGCTCGCTACCTACAGCAGCCTGTTGCAGTTCTGTCCCGGATACCGAGTCTGCTGTCAAATGGTCCGCACTTATGGAGCCATGCCGAAGTTTGTTGCCGGTAATACTGCCATCAGCAAATAATTCCGGTGAGCGTATTTCTTCCGATAAATGTTCCAGTGAAACGGAATGCTGCTTCAGGTGATACCCGCGAATAGTTCCTGCTGGAATATGTTTGGCGTTAATGCTCTCTGCCATAATCTTGGAAGAAGTCACGCTGCCGTCTGCCAGTTTAGCTGACGTAACAGCAAAATCCGCCAGTTTATCTGTGGCAACACTTTCTGGTGAGAGCTTGGGGGAGGTAACCGCATGATCTGTTAGATGAGGCGGAAAAATGGACCCGCCAGCCAGCTGGGCTGAAGTTACACTATCAATAGCCAATTTGTCTGTTGTGACCGCGGCCCGTGCAATGGCATCCGTTTCCACACTGCCCGGCTGAAGATGAGGTACACCTACGGCATGTTCTGTCAGATGTTCCGATTTCACTGCATAAGGTCTCAGGGCCTCGGAACCCACGCTGCCTGGAGCCAGATGTGTCCCTGTGACTCCACCACTCGCAAGATGCGAGGATATAACACTTCCCGGGGCAAGCGCTCTGCTACTCACTGATGCCGTTCCAAGCTTTTCTGTTGTCACACTTTCATCCGCGAGTTTAACGTCTGTAACGGCAGCATCCTGCAATTCATACGTACCCACGGCCGACTCTGCAAGATGCCGCTCACACACCACGTCGTCTGCAAGAGCATCTCCGGACACACTTCCGGCAGATAGATGAGTTGCTTCGATGCTTCCACTTGCAATGTGAATGGAGTGAATTGCGGAATTGTCCACATGTACCGGTGTGATTCCCCGATTCGCAATGTGTTCCGCACGAATGGACCCTTTGGCAAGATGTTTACCCTGTACGGCTTCATCCGCAATTTTGGAAGAAATGACGCTCTGATCAGAGATCTTGGATGCCGTAATGGACTGCTCCAGCAATTTGGCTGTTCCCACCGACTGGTCTGCCAGTTTGCTGCTGGTTACTGCACCTTCCGTCAAATGCTCACTGCCCACTTCTCCATTGCCGATCTGCTCCTTGCCAACGGAATGAGCGCGAATCTGACTTGATCCGATTGAACCGTCCAGGAGATGTCTTCCAGTTAGTGAACCCTCAGCTAAATGTCTTGTTTGTATGGATCCATCCTCTATCTGGTCACCCCCAATACTGCCATTTAATAGTTGTGAACGACCGACAGACCCTTCTGCCAGATGTGTCTGTTTAACAGCACCTGCCTGAATGTGGTGAGACTCGATGGACAGTTCTTCGATTTTGCTGCCTGTGACAGCAACATCCCGAATTTTGGATGTAGTCACTGCATCGTCAGCCAGTTTGGAGGTATTCACAGCTCCTCCCGTGAGATGTCTTGTATCCACCCCGCTAATCGCAATTTTGTCTCCGGTTACGGCATGATTCTGAATTAAATCTTCCGTGACCAGCATGCGGCTGAGATGCCTTGTGCCGATGGAACCGTCGGCAATTTTGGCCGAATCGATGACCTGGTTGCCAAGCTTCTGAGAAGTAATACTGCCATCTCTGATTTTCTCACCGGCAATAGACGCATTTCGTATTTTATGACCAGACACAGATCCGTCAATCAGGTGCTCTTCAGATACAGACGCTTCCGCAAGCTTTGCCGAAACAATGGCCCCGTCGGCAATGTGAATGCTGGTCACCGCATAATCCTGCAATGCTTCACTGCCAACCGCATCCGGTTTCAGCTTGG
This window contains:
- a CDS encoding WIAG-tail domain translates to MSKNGKKKVPTPKLRHVSPKFKELELTDRRADKMNSGFTVNREERLNTNKRDSRAVQESEELLFESTELPASKNELEELGIEAKIKPEPVESDRKEVETQDSSEKQIQVSSLAPLALEEEQDINKQEITSKDRLQILNQNQMPGHTGHYIYTDDLSEFAVTESKLAPFSVDASKLKPDAVGSEALQDYAVTSIHIADGAIVSAKLAEASVSEEHLIDGSVSGHKIRNASIAGEKIRDGSITSQKLGNQVIDSAKIADGSIGTRHLSRMLVTEDLIQNHAVTGDKIAISGVDTRHLTGGAVNTSKLADDAVTTSKIRDVAVTGSKIEELSIESHHIQAGAVKQTHLAEGSVGRSQLLNGSIGGDQIEDGSIQTRHLAEGSLTGRHLLDGSIGSSQIRAHSVGKEQIGNGEVGSEHLTEGAVTSSKLADQSVGTAKLLEQSITASKISDQSVISSKIADEAVQGKHLAKGSIRAEHIANRGITPVHVDNSAIHSIHIASGSIEATHLSAGSVSGDALADDVVCERHLAESAVGTYELQDAAVTDVKLADESVTTEKLGTASVSSRALAPGSVISSHLASGGVTGTHLAPGSVGSEALRPYAVKSEHLTEHAVGVPHLQPGSVETDAIARAAVTTDKLAIDSVTSAQLAGGSIFPPHLTDHAVTSPKLSPESVATDKLADFAVTSAKLADGSVTSSKIMAESINAKHIPAGTIRGYHLKQHSVSLEHLSEEIRSPELFADGSITGNKLRHGSISADHLTADSVSGTELQQAAVGSEHLQPSVVQSVHLAEGSVKSDHLGTQVVSSQHLKPDIIHEEHIAEQVVTSHHLAPGSVETDHLAPLSITAAHLQPGLISGLHLQAESTSAVHLQQGAVHSRHIQDGEILPHHIHERSIGTSHLEEEAVSTIILQDESVTRSKLATGSVDGSKLAAGTVSATHIANESVQTRHIQEGAILADHIQECSIGSVHLDEESISAVHLQNGSVTSAKLADGSINGSKLLEGTVSGIHIASESVQTEHIQAGAIHADHIQERSIGTTHLEEEAVSAIHLQNGSVISAKLADGSVTGSKLIEDAVSGIHIASESVQSRHIQAGVILGDHIQEHSIGMLHLEQEAVSAIHLQNGSVTSTKLADGSVTGSKLLEGAVSDIHIADDSVQSRHIQEGTILADHIQERSIGTAHLEEESVSAIHLQNGSVTSAKLADDSITGSKLLEGTVSGIHIASESVQSGHIQAGAIHAGHIQERSIGTAHLEEEAVSAVHLQNGSVTSAKMADGSISGSKLLEDAVLGSHIASESVQTRHIQAGAILADHIQEHSIGTSHLEEEAISAVHLQNGSVTGAKLADGSVSSDKLLEDAVSDVHIANGSVQSRHIQERAIHADHIQERSIGISHLKAESVSSIHLHNGSITSAKMADGSVNGNKLLEGAVSAIHMADKSVQTRHIQDGTIHADHIQERSIRTTHLEEEAVSGVHLQNGSVTSAKLADGSVNGSKLSEQSITSNHLNAGIVGPAHLSEEIWNAIRQFSGETLEQLAAIKRQEGLLQPENEGVQQSQQVIVEALPSAGLEEQQELISQTDQLGEPSAALFTTEQADQADQSQQPQLERSQEIAGTTEFMLSEQSITQEHLCDDAVGSSQLQSGAVQAKHLAFQPVRSVSKQPVVQQFGMEAFVLPESEVSTEVTVVFEESFASEHYVIVGMSNDRGFQISLLSQSEDEAVLEVSRTADCKHTYGLLSWIAAGPSQG